Proteins encoded together in one Plasmodium cynomolgi strain B DNA, chromosome 9, whole genome shotgun sequence window:
- a CDS encoding cyclophilin (putative), whose amino-acid sequence EHQRIRHPGWGPNEHRKRRRKHLWEILRRRISIDVEARQTWNCLHGQQRQTQHERVAVLHNLLQAAAPKWSLPGLWKV is encoded by the exons GAACATCAAAGGATTCGCCATCCAGGGTGGGGACCCAACGAACACAGGAAAAGGCGGCGAAAGCATCTTTGGGAAATACTTCGAAGACGAATTTCAATCGACGTTGAAG CACGACAAACGTGGAATTGTCTCCATGGCCAACAAAGGCAAACCCAACACGAACGGGTCGCAGTTCTTCATAACCTACTCCAGGCAGCCGCACCTAAATGGAGTTTACCCGGTCTTTGGAAAGTAA